A genome region from Setaria italica strain Yugu1 chromosome III, Setaria_italica_v2.0, whole genome shotgun sequence includes the following:
- the LOC111256774 gene encoding zinc finger MYM-type protein 1-like produces MRSRQQRLLDLWWLTFQGCPFRGHDESPESINRGNFIEMVKLLASYNTEVNEVVLENAPKNAKYTSPDVQKEILSILARKVQKSIREEIGNSKFCIMVDEARDESKKEQMAIVLRFVNKEGLIKERFLDLIHVSDTTALTLKESICAVLSANGLSIQDIRGQGYDGASNMRGEWNGLKALILNECPYAYYIHCMAHQLQLALVAASREVHEVHNFFQHANFIINVVSTSPKRNDELLAKQAEEIAHEIELGELDTGRGANQISSLQRPGDTRWSSHYRSILSLKKMFGATVSVLRNIANDRSVSKYSRGDASGALRIIVTFDFVFILLLMEKIMKITDVLCQTLQKKSIDILNAVDSVSTTKVLLGELRDNGWEPLLEEVKLFCGKHEIDIPDLSKKYVFPPKLFILLLNCTCSSINPYLPICRYVDELAASISTDDIITAYDLAASRRAKFKLIDM; encoded by the exons ATGCGTAGCAGGCAGCAGCGTCTCCTGGATTTGTG GTGGTTGACATTCCAAGGTTGTCCCTTTAGAGGCCATGATGAATCTCCAGAGTCAATAAATAGAGGTAACTTTATTGAAATGGTCAAGCTTTTGGCTTCCTATAACACGGAGGTTAATGAGGTTGTTTTGGAAAATGCTCccaaaaatgcaaaatacacttcaCCTGATGTCCAAAAGGAAATTCTAAGCATACTTGCTCGAAAAGTGCAGAAATCAATTAGAGAAGAAATTGGCAATAGCAAATTTTGCATAATGGTTGATGAAGCTCGAGATGAGTCCAAAAAAGAGCAAATGGCGATAGTCCTCCGATTTGTCAACAAGGAAGGCCTTATAAAGGAGCGTTTCCTTGATCTGATCCATGTTAGTGATACTACAGCTTTGACACTTAAAGAGTCAATTTGTGCTGTCCTCTCAGCTAATGGCCTAAGCATACAAGATATAAGAGGTCAAGGTTACGATGGGGCCAGTAACATGAGAGGGGAGTGGAACGGATTGAAAGCTCTAATTCTCAATGAGTGCCCATATGCATATTATATTCATTGCATGGCTCATCAGCTTCAGTTGGCCCTCGTAGCAGCATCAAGGGAGGTACATGAGGTACACAATTTTTTTCAGCATGCAAATTTCATCATAAATGTTGTTAGTACTTCTCCTAAGCGCAACGATGAGTTGCTAGCAAAACAAGCAGAGGAAATTGCCCATGAAATTGAATTGGGAGAGCTTGACACAGGACGAGGGGCAAATCAGATTTCCTCCCTACAAAGGCCAGGGGACACTAGATGGAGTTCCCACTATAGGTCTATTCTAAGCTTAAAGAAGATGTTTGGTGCCACAGTTTCAGTCCTACGCAACATTGCTAATGATCGTTCAGTTTCAAAGTATTCTCGGGGAGATGCCAGTGGTGCCTTACGAATCATTGTCACATTTGATTTTGTGTTTATTCTACTCCTAAtggaaaagattatgaagatcaCTGATGTATTGTGCCAGACACTCCAAAAGAAGAGCATTGATATCTTAAATGCGGTGGATTCTGTTTCTACCACAAAAGTGTTGCTTGGTGAGTTGCGAGATAATGGTTGggaacctcttcttgaggaggtcAAATTATTTTGTGGAAAGCACGAAATTGATATTCCGGATCTGAGTAAGAAGTATGTTTTTCCCCCCAAattatttattcttttgttAAATTGCACTTgttcatcaatcaatccataTCTTCCCATTTGTAGGTATGTTGAT GAATTGGCTGCATCAATCAGTACTGATGATATTATTACAGCATATGATCTTGCTGCTAGTCGAAGAGCTAAATTTAAATTGatagatatgtaa